One segment of Mus caroli chromosome 6, CAROLI_EIJ_v1.1, whole genome shotgun sequence DNA contains the following:
- the LOC110296973 gene encoding lithostathine-1: MARNAYFILLSCLIVLSPSQGQEAEDDLPSARISCPEGSNAYSSYCYYFTEDRLTWADADLFCQNMNSGHLVSVLSQAEGNFVASLIKESGTTDANVWTGLHDPKRNRRWHWSSGSLFLYKSWATGSPNSSNRGYCVSLTSNTGYKKWKDDNCDAQYSFVCKFKG, translated from the exons ATGGCTAGGAATGCCTACTTTATCCTGCTCTCATGCCTGATCGTCCTGTCTCCAAGCCAAG GCCAGGAGGCTGAAGATGACCTGCCATCTGCCAGGATCAGTTGCCCAGAAGGTTCCAATGCCTACAGCTCCTATTGTTACTATTTCACTGAAGACCGTTTAACTTGGGCTGATGCAGAT CTTTTTTGCCAGAACATGAATTCAGGCCACCTGGTGTCAGTTCTCAGTCAGGCTGAGGGCAACTTTGTGGCCTCTCTGATTAAGGAGAGTGGTACTACAGATGCCAATGTCTGGACTGGACTCCATGATCCCAAAAGG AATCGTCGCTGGCACTGGAGCagtgggtctctgtttctctACAAATCCTGGGCAACCGGGTCTCCTAACAGTTCCAATCGTGGCTACTGTGTATCTCTGACTTCAAACACAG GatacaagaaatggaaggatGACAACTGTGATGCCCAATACTCATTTGTCTGCAAGTTCAAAGGCTGA